The Engystomops pustulosus chromosome 4, aEngPut4.maternal, whole genome shotgun sequence genome contains a region encoding:
- the ANKDD1A gene encoding ankyrin repeat and death domain-containing protein 1A isoform X2 — translation MESALLCDDEILLPSEQEFHIAAKTNNIEKMLELMKKGVDVRAKNSVDRTALHWAAGAGHDQAVKLLLEHDVPVDEEDCFGMNALLLGAWFGHLKVIQVLVNAGAKISCENKSGLNLLQCAAERGHIKVMEFIMEDLEDIKLDKTDKLGRTAFHLAAEHGKLEVVEFLIGSGCQHSLKDQEDNTALHLAAKNGHTAVLQKIVEIGVELNEKNLEGLTALHLATEGGHYECVRILLEAECDVNVQTEKGMNALHYAAFHGLEDIARLLIDAGININAVNNQKSTALHISVLQNFPSMVKLFIDSECDLDITDYRLQTPLHIAAEHGRQDMAEMILIAGVNLKLQDKQGKTSLDVAARGNHINLADMIIKADRFYKWEKDNLNSDSDSWVARHLTFRQDHRLETQHIRSVIWRLATKYLKPNEWKKLAHYWKFTDAHIRAIEQQWTGSKSYKDHGHRMLLVWLHGVVMAGDNPVKGLYEGLVGIGRRDLAESIRKKANADESSPKTCAAM, via the exons ATGGAGAGTGCACTGCTGTGCGATGATGAGATCT TGCTTCCATCTGAGCAAGAATTTCACATTGCAGCCAAGACCAACAACATTGAGAAGATGCTAGAGCTGATGAAGAAAGGGGTGGATGTCCGCGCCAAGAACAGT GTAGACAGGACAGCCCTACACTGGGCAGCTGGGGCTGGACATGACCAAGCGGTCAAGCTGCTGTTGGAGCACGATGTCCCTGTGGATGAGGAAGACTGT TTTGGAATGAATGCGTTACTCCTTGGAGCCTGGTTTGGACATCTTAAGGTTATTCAGGTCCTTGTCAACGCTGGAGCCAAAATCAGCTGTGAGAACAAG AGTGGCTTAAACCTTTTACAATGTGCAGCAGAAAGAGGTCACATCAAAGTCATGGAGTTCATCATGGAAGATCTGGAGGACATCAAGTTAGACAAGACTGATAAG CTCGGGAGGACGGCTTTTCACCTGGCGGCTGAACATGGAAAGTTAGAGGTGGTGGAATTCCTGATCGGGTCTGGCTGTCAGCATAGCCTGAAGGACCAG GAGGACAACACAGCTCTGCACTTAGCAGCAAAGAATGGCCATACAGCAGTTTTACAGAAGATTGTTGAGATTGGAGTAGAGCTGAATGAAAAAAATCTG GAAGGACTGACCGCCTTACATCTGGCCACAGAAGGGGGGCACTATGAATGTGTCAGGATTCTCTTGGAAGCTGAATGTGATGTCAATGTGCAAACAGAG AAGGGAATGAACGCTCTCCATTACGCTGCTTTTCACGGGCTTGAAGACATTGCCAGGCTGCTCATCGACGCGGGGATTAACATCAATGCAGTGAACAAT CAAAAGTCAACGGCCCTGCACATATCTGTCCTGCAGAACTTTCCCTCCATGGTGAAGCTGTTCATCGACAGCGAGTGTGACCTGGACATTACAGATTAT AGGCTGCAGACTCCTCTCCATATAGCAGCAGAACATGGGCGGCAGGACATGGCAGAGATGATCCTTATTGCAGGAGTAAATCTGAAGTTGCAGGACAAG CAAGGAAAGACGTCGCTTGATGTGGCCGCTCGAGGGAATCACATCAACTTGGCAGATATGATTATAAAGGCAGATCGGTTTTACAAATGGGAGAAG GACAATCTAAATAGTGATTCAGACTCGTGGGTGGCCAGACACTTGACCTTCAGGCAGGACCATCGCTTGGAGACACAACACATCCGCTCTGTTATTTGGAGGCTGGCAACTAAATACCTGAAACCCAATGAGTGGAAGAAGCTGGCACACTACTGGAAATTCACAGATGCCCACATCCGAGCTATAGAGCAGCAGTGGACAG GAAGCAAAAGCTATAAGGACCATGGGCACAGGATGCTGCTGGTCTGGCTGCATGGCGTGGTGATGGCCGGAGATAACCCAGTGAAAGGACTGTATGAAGGACTTGTTGGCATTGGGAGGAGAGATCTGGCAG AGAGTATAAGAAAAAAAGCAAACGCTGATGAATCCTCTCCAAAGACTTGTGCTGCCATGTAA
- the ANKDD1A gene encoding ankyrin repeat and death domain-containing protein 1A isoform X3, with the protein MYMLPSEQEFHIAAKTNNIEKMLELMKKGVDVRAKNSVDRTALHWAAGAGHDQAVKLLLEHDVPVDEEDCFGMNALLLGAWFGHLKVIQVLVNAGAKISCENKSGLNLLQCAAERGHIKVMEFIMEDLEDIKLDKTDKLGRTAFHLAAEHGKLEVVEFLIGSGCQHSLKDQEDNTALHLAAKNGHTAVLQKIVEIGVELNEKNLEGLTALHLATEGGHYECVRILLEAECDVNVQTEKGMNALHYAAFHGLEDIARLLIDAGININAVNNQKSTALHISVLQNFPSMVKLFIDSECDLDITDYRLQTPLHIAAEHGRQDMAEMILIAGVNLKLQDKQGKTSLDVAARGNHINLADMIIKADRFYKWEKDNLNSDSDSWVARHLTFRQDHRLETQHIRSVIWRLATKYLKPNEWKKLAHYWKFTDAHIRAIEQQWTGSKSYKDHGHRMLLVWLHGVVMAGDNPVKGLYEGLVGIGRRDLAESIRKKANADESSPKTCAAM; encoded by the exons ATGtaca TGCTTCCATCTGAGCAAGAATTTCACATTGCAGCCAAGACCAACAACATTGAGAAGATGCTAGAGCTGATGAAGAAAGGGGTGGATGTCCGCGCCAAGAACAGT GTAGACAGGACAGCCCTACACTGGGCAGCTGGGGCTGGACATGACCAAGCGGTCAAGCTGCTGTTGGAGCACGATGTCCCTGTGGATGAGGAAGACTGT TTTGGAATGAATGCGTTACTCCTTGGAGCCTGGTTTGGACATCTTAAGGTTATTCAGGTCCTTGTCAACGCTGGAGCCAAAATCAGCTGTGAGAACAAG AGTGGCTTAAACCTTTTACAATGTGCAGCAGAAAGAGGTCACATCAAAGTCATGGAGTTCATCATGGAAGATCTGGAGGACATCAAGTTAGACAAGACTGATAAG CTCGGGAGGACGGCTTTTCACCTGGCGGCTGAACATGGAAAGTTAGAGGTGGTGGAATTCCTGATCGGGTCTGGCTGTCAGCATAGCCTGAAGGACCAG GAGGACAACACAGCTCTGCACTTAGCAGCAAAGAATGGCCATACAGCAGTTTTACAGAAGATTGTTGAGATTGGAGTAGAGCTGAATGAAAAAAATCTG GAAGGACTGACCGCCTTACATCTGGCCACAGAAGGGGGGCACTATGAATGTGTCAGGATTCTCTTGGAAGCTGAATGTGATGTCAATGTGCAAACAGAG AAGGGAATGAACGCTCTCCATTACGCTGCTTTTCACGGGCTTGAAGACATTGCCAGGCTGCTCATCGACGCGGGGATTAACATCAATGCAGTGAACAAT CAAAAGTCAACGGCCCTGCACATATCTGTCCTGCAGAACTTTCCCTCCATGGTGAAGCTGTTCATCGACAGCGAGTGTGACCTGGACATTACAGATTAT AGGCTGCAGACTCCTCTCCATATAGCAGCAGAACATGGGCGGCAGGACATGGCAGAGATGATCCTTATTGCAGGAGTAAATCTGAAGTTGCAGGACAAG CAAGGAAAGACGTCGCTTGATGTGGCCGCTCGAGGGAATCACATCAACTTGGCAGATATGATTATAAAGGCAGATCGGTTTTACAAATGGGAGAAG GACAATCTAAATAGTGATTCAGACTCGTGGGTGGCCAGACACTTGACCTTCAGGCAGGACCATCGCTTGGAGACACAACACATCCGCTCTGTTATTTGGAGGCTGGCAACTAAATACCTGAAACCCAATGAGTGGAAGAAGCTGGCACACTACTGGAAATTCACAGATGCCCACATCCGAGCTATAGAGCAGCAGTGGACAG GAAGCAAAAGCTATAAGGACCATGGGCACAGGATGCTGCTGGTCTGGCTGCATGGCGTGGTGATGGCCGGAGATAACCCAGTGAAAGGACTGTATGAAGGACTTGTTGGCATTGGGAGGAGAGATCTGGCAG AGAGTATAAGAAAAAAAGCAAACGCTGATGAATCCTCTCCAAAGACTTGTGCTGCCATGTAA
- the ANKDD1A gene encoding ankyrin repeat and death domain-containing protein 1A isoform X4, with the protein MNALLLGAWFGHLKVIQVLVNAGAKISCENKSGLNLLQCAAERGHIKVMEFIMEDLEDIKLDKTDKLGRTAFHLAAEHGKLEVVEFLIGSGCQHSLKDQEDNTALHLAAKNGHTAVLQKIVEIGVELNEKNLEGLTALHLATEGGHYECVRILLEAECDVNVQTEKGMNALHYAAFHGLEDIARLLIDAGININAVNNQKSTALHISVLQNFPSMVKLFIDSECDLDITDYRLQTPLHIAAEHGRQDMAEMILIAGVNLKLQDKQGKTSLDVAARGNHINLADMIIKADRFYKWEKDNLNSDSDSWVARHLTFRQDHRLETQHIRSVIWRLATKYLKPNEWKKLAHYWKFTDAHIRAIEQQWTGSKSYKDHGHRMLLVWLHGVVMAGDNPVKGLYEGLVGIGRRDLAESIRKKANADESSPKTCAAM; encoded by the exons ATGAATGCGTTACTCCTTGGAGCCTGGTTTGGACATCTTAAGGTTATTCAGGTCCTTGTCAACGCTGGAGCCAAAATCAGCTGTGAGAACAAG AGTGGCTTAAACCTTTTACAATGTGCAGCAGAAAGAGGTCACATCAAAGTCATGGAGTTCATCATGGAAGATCTGGAGGACATCAAGTTAGACAAGACTGATAAG CTCGGGAGGACGGCTTTTCACCTGGCGGCTGAACATGGAAAGTTAGAGGTGGTGGAATTCCTGATCGGGTCTGGCTGTCAGCATAGCCTGAAGGACCAG GAGGACAACACAGCTCTGCACTTAGCAGCAAAGAATGGCCATACAGCAGTTTTACAGAAGATTGTTGAGATTGGAGTAGAGCTGAATGAAAAAAATCTG GAAGGACTGACCGCCTTACATCTGGCCACAGAAGGGGGGCACTATGAATGTGTCAGGATTCTCTTGGAAGCTGAATGTGATGTCAATGTGCAAACAGAG AAGGGAATGAACGCTCTCCATTACGCTGCTTTTCACGGGCTTGAAGACATTGCCAGGCTGCTCATCGACGCGGGGATTAACATCAATGCAGTGAACAAT CAAAAGTCAACGGCCCTGCACATATCTGTCCTGCAGAACTTTCCCTCCATGGTGAAGCTGTTCATCGACAGCGAGTGTGACCTGGACATTACAGATTAT AGGCTGCAGACTCCTCTCCATATAGCAGCAGAACATGGGCGGCAGGACATGGCAGAGATGATCCTTATTGCAGGAGTAAATCTGAAGTTGCAGGACAAG CAAGGAAAGACGTCGCTTGATGTGGCCGCTCGAGGGAATCACATCAACTTGGCAGATATGATTATAAAGGCAGATCGGTTTTACAAATGGGAGAAG GACAATCTAAATAGTGATTCAGACTCGTGGGTGGCCAGACACTTGACCTTCAGGCAGGACCATCGCTTGGAGACACAACACATCCGCTCTGTTATTTGGAGGCTGGCAACTAAATACCTGAAACCCAATGAGTGGAAGAAGCTGGCACACTACTGGAAATTCACAGATGCCCACATCCGAGCTATAGAGCAGCAGTGGACAG GAAGCAAAAGCTATAAGGACCATGGGCACAGGATGCTGCTGGTCTGGCTGCATGGCGTGGTGATGGCCGGAGATAACCCAGTGAAAGGACTGTATGAAGGACTTGTTGGCATTGGGAGGAGAGATCTGGCAG AGAGTATAAGAAAAAAAGCAAACGCTGATGAATCCTCTCCAAAGACTTGTGCTGCCATGTAA
- the ANKDD1A gene encoding ankyrin repeat and death domain-containing protein 1A isoform X1 → METLMDLSNPEEEDSTLLRYTRSAVLPSEQEFHIAAKTNNIEKMLELMKKGVDVRAKNSVDRTALHWAAGAGHDQAVKLLLEHDVPVDEEDCFGMNALLLGAWFGHLKVIQVLVNAGAKISCENKSGLNLLQCAAERGHIKVMEFIMEDLEDIKLDKTDKLGRTAFHLAAEHGKLEVVEFLIGSGCQHSLKDQEDNTALHLAAKNGHTAVLQKIVEIGVELNEKNLEGLTALHLATEGGHYECVRILLEAECDVNVQTEKGMNALHYAAFHGLEDIARLLIDAGININAVNNQKSTALHISVLQNFPSMVKLFIDSECDLDITDYRLQTPLHIAAEHGRQDMAEMILIAGVNLKLQDKQGKTSLDVAARGNHINLADMIIKADRFYKWEKDNLNSDSDSWVARHLTFRQDHRLETQHIRSVIWRLATKYLKPNEWKKLAHYWKFTDAHIRAIEQQWTGSKSYKDHGHRMLLVWLHGVVMAGDNPVKGLYEGLVGIGRRDLAESIRKKANADESSPKTCAAM, encoded by the exons ATGGAGACACTTATGGATCTATCAAACCCTGAAGAAGAGGACTCTACTCTGCTCAGATACACCAGAAGTGCAG TGCTTCCATCTGAGCAAGAATTTCACATTGCAGCCAAGACCAACAACATTGAGAAGATGCTAGAGCTGATGAAGAAAGGGGTGGATGTCCGCGCCAAGAACAGT GTAGACAGGACAGCCCTACACTGGGCAGCTGGGGCTGGACATGACCAAGCGGTCAAGCTGCTGTTGGAGCACGATGTCCCTGTGGATGAGGAAGACTGT TTTGGAATGAATGCGTTACTCCTTGGAGCCTGGTTTGGACATCTTAAGGTTATTCAGGTCCTTGTCAACGCTGGAGCCAAAATCAGCTGTGAGAACAAG AGTGGCTTAAACCTTTTACAATGTGCAGCAGAAAGAGGTCACATCAAAGTCATGGAGTTCATCATGGAAGATCTGGAGGACATCAAGTTAGACAAGACTGATAAG CTCGGGAGGACGGCTTTTCACCTGGCGGCTGAACATGGAAAGTTAGAGGTGGTGGAATTCCTGATCGGGTCTGGCTGTCAGCATAGCCTGAAGGACCAG GAGGACAACACAGCTCTGCACTTAGCAGCAAAGAATGGCCATACAGCAGTTTTACAGAAGATTGTTGAGATTGGAGTAGAGCTGAATGAAAAAAATCTG GAAGGACTGACCGCCTTACATCTGGCCACAGAAGGGGGGCACTATGAATGTGTCAGGATTCTCTTGGAAGCTGAATGTGATGTCAATGTGCAAACAGAG AAGGGAATGAACGCTCTCCATTACGCTGCTTTTCACGGGCTTGAAGACATTGCCAGGCTGCTCATCGACGCGGGGATTAACATCAATGCAGTGAACAAT CAAAAGTCAACGGCCCTGCACATATCTGTCCTGCAGAACTTTCCCTCCATGGTGAAGCTGTTCATCGACAGCGAGTGTGACCTGGACATTACAGATTAT AGGCTGCAGACTCCTCTCCATATAGCAGCAGAACATGGGCGGCAGGACATGGCAGAGATGATCCTTATTGCAGGAGTAAATCTGAAGTTGCAGGACAAG CAAGGAAAGACGTCGCTTGATGTGGCCGCTCGAGGGAATCACATCAACTTGGCAGATATGATTATAAAGGCAGATCGGTTTTACAAATGGGAGAAG GACAATCTAAATAGTGATTCAGACTCGTGGGTGGCCAGACACTTGACCTTCAGGCAGGACCATCGCTTGGAGACACAACACATCCGCTCTGTTATTTGGAGGCTGGCAACTAAATACCTGAAACCCAATGAGTGGAAGAAGCTGGCACACTACTGGAAATTCACAGATGCCCACATCCGAGCTATAGAGCAGCAGTGGACAG GAAGCAAAAGCTATAAGGACCATGGGCACAGGATGCTGCTGGTCTGGCTGCATGGCGTGGTGATGGCCGGAGATAACCCAGTGAAAGGACTGTATGAAGGACTTGTTGGCATTGGGAGGAGAGATCTGGCAG AGAGTATAAGAAAAAAAGCAAACGCTGATGAATCCTCTCCAAAGACTTGTGCTGCCATGTAA